The following are encoded in a window of Gemmatimonadota bacterium genomic DNA:
- the peaB gene encoding quinohemoprotein amine dehydrogenase maturation protein — protein sequence MSTIGLREFHAFEAAGQRFLYLVPSAGVIRLDDVSAAVLDTLEQGPRTRPDVVASLAPRFPAADVDAAIAELAEVRALGPTRAEPERALPVLPPRGFPLTTMVLNVTSKCNLACTYCYEYGEDAIVPATNKPRFMSEETARRSVDWMFEQGAANDRVLLTFFGGETLLNFKVLQSTHAYAMERGRALGKQVDFSLTTNATLLRPHIIEWLAENHIGVTISIDGPQDAQDKFRVFKNGAGSYETVLPRIRALLQRHRSRPIGARVTLTRQNLDVLGIFRHLTEEIGFHEAGFAPVTTASQRDFAIEGSGFDHMLAQFETLALEYRDAALAGRHHGFSNVKDTLEEIHKGVSKAFPCGAGLGLMGVATDGDVALCHRFAGSDEHTLGSVFDGVDEVRKYDFLKKHHMVNKTDCASCWARPLCAGGCYHEAHVRYGDTGQANLHFCDWVRSWTDTCLKIYGELAEQRPDVLARFDEPLPLTA from the coding sequence ATGAGCACGATCGGTCTGCGCGAGTTCCACGCCTTCGAGGCCGCGGGGCAGCGCTTCCTCTACCTGGTGCCGTCCGCGGGAGTCATCCGGCTGGACGACGTGTCCGCCGCGGTGCTGGACACGCTGGAGCAGGGACCGCGCACGCGCCCGGACGTGGTGGCGTCGCTCGCGCCCCGCTTCCCGGCGGCGGATGTGGACGCGGCCATCGCGGAGCTGGCGGAGGTGCGCGCGCTCGGACCGACGCGCGCCGAGCCGGAACGCGCCCTCCCGGTGCTGCCCCCGCGCGGCTTTCCGCTCACCACCATGGTCCTCAACGTGACGAGCAAGTGCAACCTCGCGTGCACGTACTGCTACGAGTACGGCGAGGACGCCATCGTCCCGGCCACGAACAAGCCCCGTTTCATGAGCGAGGAGACGGCCCGGCGCTCGGTGGACTGGATGTTCGAGCAGGGTGCGGCCAACGACCGCGTGCTCCTCACCTTCTTCGGCGGCGAGACGCTGCTCAACTTCAAGGTGCTGCAATCGACCCACGCCTACGCCATGGAACGCGGCCGGGCGCTGGGCAAACAGGTGGACTTCTCGCTCACGACCAACGCCACGTTGCTCCGTCCCCACATCATCGAGTGGCTCGCGGAGAACCACATCGGCGTCACCATCTCCATCGACGGCCCCCAGGACGCCCAGGACAAGTTCCGGGTGTTCAAGAACGGGGCGGGCAGCTACGAGACCGTGCTGCCCCGGATCCGCGCCCTGTTGCAGCGACACCGCTCCCGGCCCATCGGCGCCCGGGTCACGCTGACCCGCCAGAACCTGGACGTGCTGGGGATCTTCCGGCATCTGACGGAGGAGATCGGCTTCCACGAGGCCGGGTTCGCACCGGTCACGACCGCCTCCCAACGCGACTTCGCCATCGAAGGCAGCGGCTTCGATCACATGCTGGCGCAGTTCGAGACGCTGGCGCTCGAGTATCGTGACGCGGCGCTGGCAGGCCGTCATCATGGCTTCTCCAACGTGAAGGACACGCTGGAGGAGATCCACAAGGGCGTCAGCAAGGCCTTTCCCTGCGGCGCCGGCCTGGGGCTCATGGGAGTGGCCACGGACGGGGACGTGGCGCTCTGCCACCGCTTCGCGGGCTCGGACGAGCACACCCTCGGCTCCGTCTTCGACGGCGTCGACGAAGTGCGCAAGTACGACTTCCTGAAGAAGCACCACATGGTCAACAAGACGGACTGCGCGTCCTGTTGGGCACGCCCGCTCTGCGCGGGCGGATGCTACCATGAAGCCCATGTGCGCTATGGAGACACCGGCCAGGCCAACCTGCACTTCTGCGATTGGGTGCGCTCCTGGACGGACACCTGCCTGAAGATCTACGGGGAGCTGGCCGAGCAGCGGCCGGACGTGCTCGCTCGCTTCGACGAGCCTCTCCCGCTCACGGCCTAG
- the qhpC gene encoding quinohemoprotein amine dehydrogenase subunit gamma, which produces MKHIKAINRKAARIERLAADGGGADPQPTLHVGGDDGFVREDELDVVALQSVESGPHFPIGCSLVFFPGWEADSSGGTAGLCQPVERDLFDCHLGCFWPAHVPDQLNYAPDWTGTCASAQKDWRKIDLIFP; this is translated from the coding sequence GTGAAGCACATCAAGGCCATCAACCGCAAGGCGGCGCGGATCGAGCGCCTGGCCGCCGACGGCGGCGGGGCGGATCCGCAGCCCACGCTGCACGTCGGCGGAGACGACGGGTTCGTCCGCGAGGACGAGCTGGACGTGGTGGCGCTCCAGAGCGTGGAGTCGGGCCCGCACTTCCCGATCGGGTGCTCGCTGGTGTTCTTCCCCGGCTGGGAAGCCGACAGCTCGGGTGGGACCGCCGGCCTGTGTCAGCCCGTGGAGCGCGACCTCTTCGACTGCCACCTGGGGTGCTTCTGGCCGGCGCACGTGCCGGATCAGCTCAACTACGCGCCCGACTGGACCGGCACGTGCGCGTCGGCCCAGAAGGACTGGCGCAAGATCGACCTGATCTTCCCGTGA
- a CDS encoding ABC transporter ATP-binding protein: MVGLSLASTVSSLALPYLTRLLVDDALLGRDGRALVLIVGAFAALGVLGFGLNVVAGLRYTRVSADILFAMRRDLYRHLQSLSPRFFARTPLGDIVSRINGDIGEIQRVAAETALAWIGSGLYLVGTVTVMIWLDARLFLVGLLAMPPSLLALVLYRRRLEASVTRVRERSADIGSFLIETLLGMRLVVASNAQERELARFEERNDRFVDALLRMRWATYLAGGLPALLLTLGTAAVFLYGGTRVIAGSLTLGTFAAFMAYQMRLLSPVQGLMGLYAGLASARASLTRVAALFAVTPEVVSAPGAAPLGPIRGHITLEGVHVSHEGVPVLAGVDLDIAPGEVVALVGPSGSGKSTLADLLTRQIDPDAGRILLDGRDLRSVPLSDLRTAVLTIDAEPFLFNASLEENVRYAVPDAGAEALEGALSAAGLERVRDRRPDAATPLGERGRGLSAGERQRVQIARAFLARPAVLVLDEATASLDPASQAELWSTYARLSTGRTTLVITHRPELARLADRIVLLEDGRIRAQGAAAALEAESPSLRRLFTSA, encoded by the coding sequence GTGGTGGGGCTCAGCCTCGCGTCCACGGTCTCGTCCCTGGCGCTCCCCTACCTGACCCGCCTGCTGGTGGACGACGCGCTGCTCGGTCGCGATGGCCGTGCGCTCGTGCTCATCGTGGGTGCGTTCGCCGCCCTGGGCGTGCTCGGCTTCGGCCTCAACGTCGTGGCGGGGCTGCGCTACACGCGCGTCTCGGCGGACATCCTCTTCGCGATGCGCCGCGACCTGTACCGGCACCTGCAGAGCCTGTCCCCCCGCTTCTTCGCGCGCACCCCGCTGGGCGACATCGTCTCGCGGATCAACGGCGACATCGGCGAGATCCAGCGCGTCGCCGCCGAGACGGCGCTGGCCTGGATCGGCAGCGGGCTGTACCTGGTGGGGACCGTGACCGTGATGATCTGGCTGGACGCTCGGCTGTTCCTCGTCGGCCTGCTGGCGATGCCGCCCAGCCTGCTCGCGCTCGTGCTCTACCGCCGCCGCCTGGAGGCGAGCGTGACCCGGGTGCGGGAGCGCAGCGCCGACATCGGCTCCTTCCTCATCGAGACGCTCCTGGGAATGCGCCTGGTCGTGGCCAGCAACGCGCAGGAGCGCGAGCTGGCCCGCTTCGAGGAGCGGAACGATCGCTTCGTGGACGCGCTGCTGCGCATGCGCTGGGCCACCTACCTGGCGGGTGGGCTCCCCGCGTTGCTCCTCACGCTCGGCACGGCGGCGGTCTTCCTCTACGGAGGCACGCGCGTCATCGCAGGCTCGCTCACGCTCGGGACGTTCGCGGCCTTCATGGCCTACCAGATGCGCTTGCTGTCACCCGTCCAGGGGCTGATGGGCCTGTACGCCGGGCTCGCCTCGGCCCGCGCCTCGCTGACCCGGGTCGCGGCCCTGTTCGCCGTGACGCCCGAGGTGGTCTCCGCGCCGGGGGCCGCCCCGCTCGGGCCCATCCGGGGGCACATCACCCTGGAGGGCGTGCACGTCTCCCACGAGGGCGTTCCGGTGCTGGCCGGCGTGGACCTGGACATCGCACCCGGCGAGGTCGTGGCCCTGGTGGGCCCCAGCGGGAGCGGCAAATCCACGCTCGCCGATCTGCTCACACGGCAGATCGACCCCGACGCCGGTCGCATCCTCCTCGATGGGCGCGATCTGCGCTCCGTGCCGCTGTCCGACCTGCGAACCGCGGTGCTCACCATCGACGCGGAGCCGTTCCTCTTCAACGCGTCGCTGGAGGAGAACGTGCGCTATGCCGTCCCCGACGCCGGCGCCGAGGCCTTGGAGGGGGCGCTGTCCGCGGCCGGCCTGGAGCGGGTCCGCGACCGGAGGCCCGACGCGGCCACGCCGCTGGGCGAGCGCGGTCGGGGCTTGTCGGCCGGCGAGCGTCAGCGGGTGCAGATCGCGCGCGCGTTCCTGGCGCGCCCCGCGGTGCTCGTGCTGGACGAAGCCACGGCCTCGTTGGACCCGGCCAGTCAGGCGGAGCTGTGGTCCACCTACGCGCGTCTGTCGACCGGACGCACGACCCTGGTGATCACCCACCGACCGGAGCTGGCCCGGCTCGCCGACCGGATCGTGCTGCTCGAAGACGGCCGCATCCGGGCGCAGGGGGCGGCGGCCGCGTTGGAGGCGGAGAGCCCCTCGCTGCGACGTCTCTTCACGAGCGCATGA